In one Nocardioides sp. NBC_00368 genomic region, the following are encoded:
- a CDS encoding helix-turn-helix transcriptional regulator: MERPWPLTGRDEELRRVATAVRPGAAGVIVAGPAGVGKTRLAREALAGCVRRGETVVFAQGSSAARPFPLGAFAGLLDVPPGEAAETIGRALDQLARGLPLVLAVDDAHLLDEHSAIVVHRVVARRLAPVLITLRTGETAPDIVMSLWKDDHLPRLELAPLEAEESTQLIARVLGGPVDTASAHRLWTMTEGSPLFLRHLLAGEVASGRFTAASGIWRWTSEPAISPELAGLLEREIGDLAAGVQDVVDVVALAEPVAVATLSELTSAADVEEAESRGLVRTDGLVARLAHPLYGEVRRAAMGTLRARRLRGRVAQTLDPEPDPIPRAVLTLDSDLPPEPALFLRAAEAATRMYDLPLAERLARAAAATGAVPARIVHAAALSWLSRGEEAEAIHVDLVEGAPDPGTLALVQLHRAGNLLFTMARPEEARLALAAAEATGAAPAHAAAMSLVLDVAEGDFAGVIDRAPQLLRGSLPDDLAGILVASAASAAAAVTGEHDLLDEAAVVGGLTADRAPTVIPGFGLADFQVLGHRLAGTPDRGADLAGRMRAASADLPGPARLMGLVVAGHAALACGRVDDALVSLREAWAGFDGSGHEFGFRCRTLLATALAQAGRPAEAAPLLSGVAAGHHPAYRLYLPDDLLALAWGAAAEGATTEAIGRAAEAADLAREAGSPAYEVLAWQTAVQLGGATAAATRRLTSLAGLGPRVEAALAHARAWAAEDGDALLQVAHVWAGIGDLVAAGDAAAQAADVQRRAGRQGSALSAAAAAEKLAERSGACTPALVVASRPLPLTAREREIAALAARGLSNKDIAARLTLSVRTVEGHLYRAGHKLGVSERAALSDLLGVE; this comes from the coding sequence ATGGAGCGGCCGTGGCCGCTGACCGGGCGGGACGAGGAGCTGCGCAGGGTGGCGACGGCGGTCCGGCCCGGTGCGGCGGGCGTCATCGTTGCGGGTCCGGCGGGGGTGGGGAAGACCCGTCTCGCCCGCGAGGCGTTGGCGGGCTGCGTACGCCGCGGGGAGACCGTCGTCTTCGCCCAGGGCAGCTCGGCCGCCCGTCCGTTCCCGCTGGGTGCGTTCGCCGGACTGCTCGACGTGCCACCGGGGGAGGCGGCCGAGACGATCGGGCGGGCGCTGGACCAGCTCGCCCGCGGCCTGCCGCTGGTGCTGGCGGTCGACGACGCCCATCTGCTCGACGAGCACTCGGCGATCGTGGTGCACCGGGTGGTGGCGCGTCGGTTGGCGCCGGTGCTGATCACGCTGCGTACCGGCGAGACCGCGCCCGACATCGTGATGTCGCTGTGGAAGGACGATCATCTGCCGCGCCTCGAGCTGGCGCCGCTGGAGGCCGAGGAGAGCACCCAGCTGATCGCCCGGGTGCTCGGCGGCCCGGTCGACACGGCCTCCGCACACCGGCTGTGGACGATGACCGAGGGCAGTCCGCTGTTCCTGCGGCACCTGCTGGCCGGGGAGGTGGCTTCCGGGCGGTTCACGGCGGCGTCCGGGATCTGGCGGTGGACCAGTGAGCCGGCGATCTCCCCCGAGCTCGCCGGTCTCCTGGAGCGGGAGATCGGCGACCTCGCTGCGGGCGTTCAGGACGTCGTCGACGTGGTCGCCCTGGCCGAGCCGGTGGCGGTGGCGACGCTGTCCGAGCTGACCTCCGCGGCGGACGTCGAGGAGGCGGAGAGTCGCGGGCTGGTGCGTACCGACGGCCTGGTCGCCCGGCTCGCGCACCCCCTCTACGGCGAGGTACGCCGCGCCGCGATGGGAACGCTGCGCGCCCGCCGCCTCCGCGGGCGGGTGGCGCAGACCCTGGACCCCGAGCCGGACCCCATCCCGCGGGCGGTGCTCACCCTCGACTCGGACCTGCCACCGGAGCCGGCGCTGTTCCTGCGTGCCGCGGAGGCGGCGACCCGGATGTACGACCTGCCGCTGGCCGAGCGGCTGGCCCGTGCCGCAGCCGCCACCGGCGCGGTACCCGCCCGCATCGTGCACGCCGCCGCGCTCTCCTGGCTCAGCCGCGGCGAGGAGGCCGAGGCGATCCACGTAGACCTTGTCGAGGGTGCGCCTGATCCCGGGACGCTCGCGCTGGTGCAGCTGCATCGCGCCGGCAACCTGCTCTTCACGATGGCCCGGCCCGAGGAGGCACGCCTGGCGCTGGCCGCGGCCGAGGCCACCGGCGCGGCACCGGCCCACGCCGCTGCGATGTCGCTCGTTCTCGACGTGGCAGAAGGCGACTTCGCCGGCGTGATCGATCGCGCCCCGCAGCTGCTGCGAGGCAGCCTTCCCGACGATCTGGCCGGCATCCTGGTCGCCAGCGCCGCCTCCGCGGCGGCCGCCGTCACCGGCGAGCACGACCTCCTGGACGAGGCCGCGGTCGTGGGCGGGCTCACCGCCGACCGCGCACCGACCGTCATTCCCGGCTTCGGGCTCGCCGACTTCCAGGTGCTCGGGCACCGGCTCGCCGGCACCCCGGACCGGGGCGCCGACCTGGCCGGAAGGATGCGAGCCGCATCGGCCGACCTCCCGGGGCCGGCCCGACTGATGGGACTCGTCGTCGCAGGTCACGCGGCCCTCGCCTGCGGCCGGGTCGACGACGCGCTGGTCTCGCTACGGGAGGCATGGGCGGGGTTCGACGGATCGGGCCATGAGTTCGGCTTCCGCTGCCGTACGTTGCTCGCCACCGCCCTGGCGCAGGCCGGTCGACCGGCCGAGGCGGCTCCGCTGCTGTCCGGCGTGGCTGCCGGGCACCATCCGGCGTACCGGCTCTACCTGCCGGACGACCTCCTCGCCCTGGCGTGGGGTGCCGCCGCGGAAGGAGCGACGACGGAGGCGATCGGACGTGCGGCCGAGGCGGCGGACCTCGCCCGCGAGGCCGGCTCTCCGGCGTACGAGGTCCTGGCCTGGCAGACCGCGGTCCAGCTCGGGGGCGCGACCGCGGCGGCCACGCGGCGGCTGACCTCGCTGGCCGGGCTCGGCCCACGTGTCGAGGCCGCCCTGGCCCATGCCAGGGCGTGGGCCGCCGAGGACGGAGACGCGCTGCTCCAGGTCGCGCACGTGTGGGCCGGGATCGGCGATCTCGTCGCCGCGGGCGACGCGGCGGCGCAGGCCGCCGACGTACAGCGTCGTGCGGGCCGGCAGGGGTCGGCCCTGTCCGCGGCTGCCGCTGCCGAGAAGCTGGCCGAGAGGTCGGGTGCCTGCACTCCGGCGCTGGTGGTCGCGTCCCGGCCGCTGCCCCTGACCGCCCGCGAGCGCGAGATCGCCGCCCTGGCCGCCAGGGGGCTGTCGAACAAGGACATCGCGGCCCGGCTGACGCTGTCGGTACGGACCGTCGAGGGGCACCTCTACCGGGCCGGGCACAAGCTCGGCGTCTCGGAGCGGGCGGCGCTGTCCGATCTCCTCGGAGTCGAGTAG
- a CDS encoding TetR/AcrR family transcriptional regulator — translation MAPDTSPRPKRRYARRLPVEQRREHLLDAALRVIARDGYESVSIEAIAQEAEVTRPVVYSAYDGLEPLLHALLDRTQRRALASALRLMPQPGGDQDVAEWALEAYAALLDIVRKEPDVWRPVLGLTRNAPAVVRDRIDATRELIRGYLSDAFQEGLERRGDTRSDSKEVDVDLLAHLTLVTAEEFARLTLEDPDRYDKDRLMATIETLLSSFTDR, via the coding sequence GTGGCGCCCGACACATCTCCACGGCCGAAGCGCCGCTATGCACGCCGGCTTCCGGTCGAGCAGCGGCGGGAGCACCTCCTCGACGCGGCTCTGCGGGTGATCGCGCGCGACGGCTACGAGTCGGTCTCCATCGAGGCGATCGCGCAGGAGGCGGAGGTCACCCGGCCCGTCGTCTACAGCGCGTACGACGGCCTCGAGCCGCTCCTTCATGCGCTGCTCGACCGCACCCAGCGGCGCGCCCTCGCCTCTGCCCTACGCCTGATGCCGCAGCCCGGAGGCGACCAGGACGTCGCCGAGTGGGCACTCGAGGCGTACGCCGCGCTGCTGGACATCGTGCGCAAGGAGCCCGACGTGTGGCGACCCGTGCTCGGCCTGACCCGCAACGCACCCGCCGTCGTACGCGACCGCATCGACGCCACCCGGGAGCTGATCCGCGGCTACCTCTCCGATGCCTTCCAGGAGGGTCTCGAGCGCCGCGGTGACACCAGGAGCGACAGCAAGGAGGTCGATGTCGACCTCCTTGCCCACCTGACGCTGGTCACCGCCGAGGAGTTCGCCCGGCTCACGCTCGAGGACCCGGATCGCTACGACAAGGACCGCCTGATGGCGACCATCGAGACCCTGCTGTCCTCGTTCACCGATCGCTAG
- a CDS encoding DoxX family protein, translating into MNIALWIVASVFAFGYIVGGIVKLTMPYEKYTAKTHWPEDFTPGNVRFMGVVEVLGGIGLVVPGLVGVAPTLVPVAASCMALYMAGAVTERIRRGEYKELLGDLVFLAAMVFIAWGRFAIEPF; encoded by the coding sequence ATGAACATCGCGCTCTGGATCGTCGCCAGTGTCTTCGCCTTCGGCTACATCGTCGGCGGCATCGTCAAGCTGACCATGCCCTATGAGAAGTACACGGCCAAGACGCACTGGCCCGAGGACTTCACGCCAGGCAACGTGCGGTTCATGGGTGTCGTCGAGGTGCTCGGCGGCATCGGGCTGGTCGTGCCAGGGCTGGTCGGCGTGGCGCCCACCCTCGTGCCGGTCGCGGCGTCGTGCATGGCGCTCTACATGGCCGGCGCGGTCACCGAGCGGATCCGGCGAGGGGAGTACAAGGAGCTGCTCGGCGACCTGGTGTTCCTGGCGGCGATGGTGTTCATCGCGTGGGGGCGCTTCGCGATCGAGCCGTTCTAG
- a CDS encoding oxygenase MpaB family protein: MVLGVKTRKQLMKQYEPMADYGFLGPDSVAWKVWGHPTSYVLGFARSVTIEHFDPNLAAAVVQSGGVKYRPSTRYGRTLRYFAMQLFAGAEQTCRAADVLVKVHSKAIGHDPVTGGEYDANKPSSQLWIHMTAWHSILKCYEMFGPGRLSEDEENQFWAECREIAKLQTIDPATVPTSRDEVHQYFEDWRPHLAASEAAQDMIHFIIPLKVALPPAMPAWQKALLAPTMWVMSKGVISTYPRYMREMANLRQGRLLDALVRIPNRLLHALLFRSLNARLALFGLLAPQATPVAAPAILRIPPLSDKVWEVREAQAHFGFDVPSAAHPDLRAKQRERVFDKGESPSDEGLVESEQHIGTMDVHRAARV, encoded by the coding sequence ATGGTGCTCGGCGTGAAGACTCGCAAGCAGCTGATGAAGCAGTACGAGCCGATGGCCGACTACGGGTTCCTCGGGCCGGACTCGGTCGCCTGGAAGGTGTGGGGCCACCCGACGTCGTACGTCCTGGGCTTCGCCCGCTCGGTCACGATCGAGCACTTCGACCCGAACCTCGCCGCCGCCGTCGTCCAGTCCGGCGGGGTGAAGTACCGGCCCTCGACCCGCTATGGCCGCACGCTGCGCTACTTCGCGATGCAGCTCTTCGCCGGCGCCGAGCAGACCTGCCGGGCGGCCGACGTGCTGGTCAAGGTGCACTCGAAGGCGATCGGCCACGACCCGGTGACGGGTGGTGAGTACGACGCCAACAAGCCGTCCTCGCAGCTCTGGATCCACATGACCGCGTGGCACTCGATCCTCAAGTGCTACGAGATGTTCGGCCCGGGCCGTCTCTCCGAGGACGAGGAGAACCAGTTCTGGGCCGAGTGCCGCGAGATCGCCAAGCTGCAGACGATCGATCCCGCCACGGTGCCGACCAGCCGCGACGAGGTGCACCAGTACTTCGAGGACTGGCGCCCGCACCTGGCTGCGTCGGAGGCGGCCCAGGACATGATCCACTTCATCATCCCGCTGAAGGTCGCGCTGCCACCGGCGATGCCGGCCTGGCAGAAGGCGCTTCTCGCCCCGACGATGTGGGTGATGAGCAAGGGGGTCATCTCGACCTATCCCCGCTACATGCGCGAGATGGCCAACCTCCGCCAGGGTCGCCTGCTCGACGCCCTCGTACGGATCCCGAACCGGCTCCTCCACGCCCTCCTCTTCCGATCCCTCAACGCCCGGCTCGCCCTCTTCGGCCTGCTCGCACCGCAGGCCACCCCGGTCGCCGCCCCGGCCATCCTCCGCATCCCGCCGCTGAGCGACAAGGTGTGGGAGGTGCGCGAGGCGCAGGCCCATTTCGGCTTCGACGTTCCCAGCGCCGCGCACCCCGACCTGCGGGCCAAGCAGCGCGAGCGGGTCTTCGACAAGGGCGAGAGTCCCAGCGACGAGGGCCTGGTCGAGTCCGAGCAGCACATCGGCACGATGGACGTGCACCGCGCGGCCCGCGTCTGA